GCAACCGACAAATAGCGGGTTACTTGTCCAAAAGGGGCATCACGGTCGTTGAGATTGCTATGCCCTATCACTTCGAACGCAGCCGTCCGGGGTCCCACTATGCTGATTATATGCTTAGCGCGAATCTCGGTCGAACGGTTCAGTCGCTACGGCAGGCCGTGTGGGATGGACAGAAGCTCATCCGCTGGCTCAAAAGCGAAGGGTATCAAGAAATCTCCGTACTCGGAATGAGCCTCGGTTCGTGGGTCGCAGGATTGGTAGCAGCCCATGACGCCAACGTTAAGAAAGCCTCGCTGTTTCTCACAGCCGGTAGTCTTGCCGGTATGGTTTGGACCGGGCGCGCAACGCGAGCCATACGCGAGAGCTTTGAGCCTACAATAGACCTGTCTCATCTGCACAGGGCTTGGGCACCGCTCGATCTGGGAAATTACGCCTACAGTCTCGCCCGACCGGCATTGGATATTCAGATTGTTTTGGCCAAAAGAGACAAGGTTGTACTGCAAGAATTGTCAATTGCTCTGTTGGAAAGTCTGAATAATGCTGGCGTAAATCCGAATGTTCTGCAATTAAACTGTGGTCACTATTCACTTGCCATTCCGCCGTACATTTTAGTCGCCGGAGTAAATCTAAAACGGTTTTTGTCGCAGTCTGGCAGTCTAGATCGTCGGACGTGACCTAGACTTTGATAATATTCATTATCAAGGGCAGGGGGCTTGTCCTATTCAAAGGGGATAACTTTCACCATTCTCGGAGGGGAATTAATGGTCAAACTGCCTTTGAAGGCCCTGTTTTGCGCCAGCTGCGCTATTATCGCATCCGCTGGACAGGTCTACGCCGGTGGATTGGAACGTGGCGGTTATAATATCGATCTGCTGTTTAATCCGGATCGGTTCGCTACCGAAGCGACCACCATCTACGTCATGCCAAACCGAAAATTGAACAATGTCAAGGATAGCAGCCCATGGGATGGTCCTGTCGGTGGGGGACGAACCGACGGTGTTAAGGAATCTGAGGCTTATTGGGTTCCTCGTATCGGTCTCAAGGTCGGTATCACCGATTCCCTTGATTGCCTTCTCGACTATTCGCAGCCATGGGGCGCACATACAAATCCCGGTCGAAACTGGGCTGGCGCCAACGATAACACCGAAACAAAAATGAAC
The sequence above is drawn from the Brucella anthropi ATCC 49188 genome and encodes:
- a CDS encoding RcgR family putative quorum lactone hydrolase, encoding MFHSWLDQWDEKRARRGEDAKKATAVTLDAERAFPGSANVTNLEEFCQLGVQAAATPSFFRAPLGNDNDFERAGDFLKFPSDILTDVEENNLVWSKITDSGSRDKALVIFHHWNARSRNRQIAGYLSKRGITVVEIAMPYHFERSRPGSHYADYMLSANLGRTVQSLRQAVWDGQKLIRWLKSEGYQEISVLGMSLGSWVAGLVAAHDANVKKASLFLTAGSLAGMVWTGRATRAIRESFEPTIDLSHLHRAWAPLDLGNYAYSLARPALDIQIVLAKRDKVVLQELSIALLESLNNAGVNPNVLQLNCGHYSLAIPPYILVAGVNLKRFLSQSGSLDRRT